From a region of the Asterias amurensis chromosome 2, ASM3211899v1 genome:
- the LOC139954255 gene encoding uncharacterized protein → MSVLSNQLELRCIVIVSLLCFHAVRAITINRTVEINTKEVDSIVLHCPVDTPSGHHDEAHLVIQWITPKFMFVSETSIDKDSGMFIGDHRLKITSNGSLVIQPLCYPDFGDYQCIVYRSSTNGTRLFISDATVSLKLHEDLANEFNCNLTVFADSSNNYITTTVGIVLFISGAIFGIVSVFCVYCTVQRCKLMFYRKTVARLRKGSVHELSARAGSVKSQVKKNSTHTNVAPEDPKEAFVMYTNPLQDEPDFHGYMADPFPPSPPPRLQTQNSSLAVSQEFRITPGLAYAIHASSLQELHTTGCDDPRDRPHTWNPKNRLKIIDTHPMGVKKDRAHDSPNAKNIQKNHISTSSSVKTPTSSCDYENITFEHPSLVVESEDMYEDSKSKSSDPYLMPLKIHRSLVDFPLPPPPLTSSECLGADSCSHASLPLPPLPLDNDTCDPHIINTASKGCILTLQNTWPKRVSSKRRYHSISGLEQPDYLEIIASADCIHLNSN, encoded by the coding sequence ATGTCTGTTCTGAGTAACCAACTGGAGTTGAGGTGCATTGTTATCGTTTCGCTTCTTTGTTTCCATGCTGTCAGAGCGATCACTATCAACAGAACAGTTGAAATCAACACCAAAGAGGTGGACAGCATTGTCCTGCACTGCCCGGTAGATACACCGTCTGGCCACCATGATGAAGCCCATCTCGTTATACAGTGGATTACTCCAAAGTTTATGTTCGTCTCCGAGACGTCTATCGACAAGGACAGTGGAATGTTCATAGGAGACCACAGGTTGAAAATAACATCAAATGGTTCGCTGGTAATTCAGCCACTCTGTTACCCCGACTTCGGAGATTATCAATGCATTGTATATAGATCGAGTACAAACGGTACCCGACTATTTATCTCGGATGCAACGGTGTCTTTAAAACTGCACGAGGATTTAGCAAACGAGTTTAACTGTAACTTGACAGTATTTGCCGACTCAAGCAATAATTACATTACGACCACGGTAGGAATAGTGTTGTTTATAAGTGGCGCCATTTTTGGTATTGTGTCCGTGTTTTGCGTGTACTGTACAGTACAACGATGTAAGTTAATGTTTTACCGCAAGACAGTTGCACGGCTTCGCAAAGGTAGCGTTCATGAACTATCTGCCCGAGCTGGTTCAGTTAAGAGTCAAGTCAAGAAAAATTCCACACACACAAATGTCGCACCTGAAGATCCCAAAGAAGCCTTTGTTATGTACACCAACCCACTACAAGATGAGCCTGACTTCCATGGGTACATGGCTGATCCATTTCCCCCATCTCCACCACCGAGGTTACAGACCCAAAACAGCAGCCTGGCGGTCTCGCAAGAGTTTCGTATAACACCCGGTCTAGCATATGCAATTCACGCAAGCTCACTTCAAGAGCTCCACACTACTGGCTGTGACGATCCGCGTGATCGACCCCACACTTGGAATCCAAAGAACCGATTAAAAATAATTGACACGCATCCGATGGGTGTCAAAAAAGATCGAGCACATGACAGTCCTAACGCgaaaaacattcaaaagaaCCATATTTCAACCTCGTCCTCAGTAAAAACGCCAACCTCTTCTTGTGACtatgaaaatattacttttgaACATCCATCATTGGTAGTTGAATCGGAAGACATGTACGAGGACTCAAAGAGCAAATCCAGTGATCCTTACCTCATGCCGTTGAAGATACACCGGTCGCTAGTAGACTTCCCCCTACCCCCACCACCACTGACATCGTCTGAGTGTTTAGGAGCGGACAGTTGCTCTCATGCAAGCCTACCGCTACCACCGCTACCATTGGACAATGATACTTGCGACCCACACATTATAAACACAGCCAGCAAGGGATGTATTTTAACATTGCAAAATACATGGCCAAAGCGTGTGTCATCGAAGAGAAGATATCACTCCATTTCAGGACTGGAACAACCCGATTACCTGGAAATAATAGCATCAGCAGACTGCATACATCTCAATAGTAATTAG
- the LOC139933825 gene encoding uncharacterized protein has product MISFRESAYSVFLLALIFLSLVISNTAISCPNRCVCRRGFEVDCVGIRTARLPSDLHSHTRILLLSSNFITSINEEYFHELSDLSKLYLDGNRISRIPDFCFRHLEVLKILLLRNNKLVTISTYTFYGLVGLMELDLQGNRITSISNGAFDELEMLKVLRLNDNNLKASVPPGVLFGYPMSLIHLDISNVGMTSFQQYMFSQLGNLTFLNVSFNAGIPLHTPSYFSSLHRLDTLVMQNCELRYLDPWVFVGLNNLVDLQLDSNSLEAHLPLALLKNMVYLKRLKLNSNNLIHLNEKLFDANNRLDYVQVANNPWHCDCGLLGMRARWPMQPPIFLRHRGFVCQFPDALRGRDLWSVPLLEMYESCAATIYQVLTITVMSDDRNAQHIHCPVPIMPTTASHLTWFTPMAEYITFQTHINGNGSLKFIPAHKLHENGTLEVERIQSGTYMCSVSFDNGSHQMGIVNVEVAHPHIEPELTEPPEVNVIEKDSKNNALIAFLVLFVLGFVVLAVVAILRLRRGRFLSIQGKSPLISIANIRFKAKTTRPTSESVTYDYAYAHPRANIDLADEENAYAVGPLWQDRQQLTGVSHMRPPSKSMHERGPKYYNDWVRNALPRASNSFSMGEVNGYIIPSQVTAYSLSVKSWKQRLHRKSEHQQPLTKQATIRPDSANNRYLEVL; this is encoded by the coding sequence ATGATATCGTTTAGAGAAAGTGCTTATTCAGTCTTTTTATTGGCGCTAATATTCTTGAGTCTTGTTATAAGCAACACTGCTATATCTTGCCCAAATAGATGTGTCTGTCGACGTGGCTTCGAGGTAGACTGCGTTGGTATCCGTACTGCACGGTTACCATCTGACCTCCACTCACACACACGTATTCTTCTCCTAAGTTCCAACTTCATAACCTCCATCAATGAGGAATATTTTCATGAACTTTCAGACCTGAGTAAGTTATACCTGGACGGGAACAGAATCTCGCGGATTCCTGATTTCTGCTTTCGCCACCTTGAGGTGTTAAAGATACTTCTGCTGAGAAACAACAAGCTTGTTACCATATCGACATACACCTTTTATGGGTTGGTTGGTTTGATGGAGCTGGATTTACAAGGGAACCGGATAACTTCCATAAGTAACGGTGCTTTCGATGAATTGGAAATGTTGAAAGTATTGCGCTTGAATGACAACAACCTTAAAGCCAGTGTTCCCCCTGGAGTATTATTTGGATACCCCATGAGCTTGATACACCTTGATATCTCAAATGTTGGCATGACGTCCTTTCAGCAATACATGTTCTCACAGCTCGGCAATCTCACATTCCTCAACGTGAGTTTCAATGCGGGTATCCCTTTGCACACGCCTTCTTATTTCAGCAGCCTACATCGACTGGACACTCTCGTCATGCAAAATTGTGAACTACGCTATTTAGATCCGTGGGTTTTTGTTGGCCTCAACAACTTAGTTGATTTGCAATTGGATTCCAATTCCCTCGAAGCACACTTACCATTGGCGTTACTGAAGAACATGGTCTACCTTAAGCGCTTGAAACTAAACAGTAATAACTTGATACATCTTAATGAGAAACTATTCGATGCCAACAACAGGCTGGACTATGTACAAGTGGCAAACAACCCATGGCATTGTGACTGCGGACTGCTCGGGATGAGGGCACGTTGGCCAATGCAACCGCCAATCTTCCTACGTCACAGGGGATTCGTGTGCCAGTTTCCGGACGCTTTACGTGGTAGAGATCTATGGAGCGTGCCTCTTCTCGAGATGTATGAATCCTGTGCTGCTACCATTTATCAAGTGCTGACGATTACTGTGATGTCTGATGATAGAAATGCACAACATATACATTGCCCTGTCCCTATCATGCCTACCACAGCGTCGCATCTAACTTGGTTCACTCCAATGGCAGAATATATCACTTTTCAAACACACATAAATGGCAATGGTTCATTGAAGTTCATACCCGCGCATAAACTTCATGAAAACGGTACCCTCGAAGTCGAGAGGATTCAATCCGGGACGTACATGTGCTCCGTGTCGTTTGACAATGGCTCCCACCAAATGGGCATTGTCAATGTGGAGGTTGCTCATCCACATATAGAACCAGAGTTAACTGAACCACCTGAGGTCAATGTCATTGAGAAAGATAGTAAGAATAATGCCTTAATAGCATTCCTCGTGCTTTTTGTGTTGGGGTTCGTAGTTCTAGCTGTTGTAGCTATACTTCGCCTGCGCCGTGGCCGGTTTCTATCCATACAAGGGAAGTCCCCATTGATTTCAATCGCCAACATACGCTTCAAAGCCAAGACAACTCGACCTACAAGTGAAAGCGTGACGTATGATTACGCGTACGCACATCCCCGAGCAAACATTGATCTTGCTGATGAGGAGAATGCGTACGCAGTCGGCCCTCTCTGGCAAGATCGACAACAACTCACAGGTGTGTCGCATATGAGACCGCCATCAAAATCAATGCATGAAAGAGGTCCTAAATACTACAATGACTGGGTTCGTAATGCGCTGCCCCGGGCGTCTAATTCCTTCTCCATGGGAGAAGTTAATGGGTACATCATACCGAGTCAGGTAACTGCTTACTCTCTGAGTGTTAAATCTTGGAAGCAACGATTGCATAGGAAGAGTGAGCATCAACAGCCATTGACTAAGCAAGCAACAATCAGACCAGACAGCGCCAATAATCGGTACCTCGAAGTTCTTTAA